The segment CACGCGCTCGTCCGCGCATGCAAATAGCTGCTTGTAAATAATAGTGGCGGTAACCCCATCTCTTTGCTAaccaaaagaaagaagatgagaaTCTTACTCTGCAACTGCAACTCTCCACCTTCACTCTCTCCAACGCCACCTCAGAAACCTCCTCCGTCATTTCTTCCGGCCGCCGCCGTTTGGACCAAGAAAACCCTGATTACTGCTCTTTCCGGAGCTCTCTCTTTAACTCTCCTAGTTTCTTCCTCGTCTCCTGCCCTTTCTAGCGATTCGCCGCCTTTTCAACCTCCTCGACCACCCCAACTTTCAACTCCGCTACCCGATCGTTGcaacgaagaagaagaagaagaactaCAAAATAAGTTTGTGCTCAAACCTGAATTCGTCACCAATGAAGAAATCGTACAAGAAGCTTGGCAGATCGTAAATGATAGCTTTCTCGATACCGGTCGCCACCGCTGGTCTCCTCAGTCCTGGGAGGTAatgtttatttttatctttttgttTTGTGGCTATTTCCGTTTTCCTGCTTTTATTTTTTAACATCGTTTGCTCGTCGCAGCAAAAGAAGGAGGATATTTTGGGGACTTCGATTCAAACGAGGTCTAAGGCTCATGAGTTAATCAAAAGAATGCTGGCGAGTTTAGGGGATCCTTACACGCGATTCCTCTCACCAGCCGAGGTAATTCTTTACTGAATCACCTTAAAGTAACATTCTTTACATGTAAGCTGAAAGTGcatcaaatataaatatatgcGATATTTATTTACTGATggattttttagttttttttccccctttttacaTGGCAATTGGCATTTTGGGTCACTTTTTTGTCACTGTTGAAAGTTCTCAAAGATGGCGAGGTATGACATCACTGGTATTGGAATAAACATTAGGGAAGTTCCAGATGATACTGGCAGTGTAAAACTGAAGGTACAAGGACTTATATTGGATGGACCTGCTCATACCGCAGGAGTAAGACAGGTATATATCCGTAGTAGTTGTATACTTGCATTGGTCAATTATTTTGTTGGTTCTAACAACGTTTTTAGTTTCTTTATCTCCGTCTACTCATTTatctttagaaaaaaaaattctgatattttgcTTTCTGCTTAGCTAGATATTGTGTGCTATTTTCCCACTTTTCTAATATATCCGCACTGTTTTCTATGGACATATATGAATGGCCAAGTCACAGgtataaattgcttgtttgttgTTGCCGTTTCATTGAATAAACAGTGACTAGAGAACTAAGAATCCAAGATGAGGAGGGTGAGTGAGATTACAGGAGGACAAAAATACTATGGAGAGTGGATGGTGGTgccttctttatttatttaatagaatAAATAATGCTCTTGCATGTATGCAGCAAAAAATTTGAAGATTCTATATGCAAGTGTTGATTTAATTTCTCTATAGTGTTCATATGTATGGCTTATTTGTTTCCTTATATTAGTAATTTCTTTTGATAGGGAGATGAAGTTTTAGCTGTTAATGGAGAGGATGTTGTGGGGAAATCGGCCTTTGAAGTTTCATCTTTGTTACAAGGTCCTAATGAAACCTTTGTGACCATTAAGGTTGTGCTCTAAATTAGCCCTATGAATATAGCAGTTCATTGTTAACCTTGATACATGTTCCTTCTTCACCCAATGATCGTCTCTCAATTTTAGATCAGGCATGGCAATTGTGGACCTACTGAATCTCTAGAAATCCAAAGACAACTTGTTGCTCGATCACCTGTTTTTTATCGGTTGGAACAAGTTAGTAATAGCCCCAGTTCTGTTGGGTATATGAGGCTAAAGGAGTTCAATGCATTGGCTAGAAAAGATCTGGTCAttggtaatttttatttttattttagtggaTCTCACCTGATTGCTATTTATGATGAGCATGTTTGTGATgaataacttaaaaatttttttatGTGTCTTTGAAAAATAATGCAAGCTATGACTGTTTAAGTGTTTATTCCCTCCCACTTTTTCCCACACGCACTTACTGCTTCCAGAATACAAGTTTTACCAAAAAATCAAAGCAAATAGAGGGTTAGCTTTGTTATACAATAGGAAACAGATTTTTTAGCACGAAAAACAAATACAAGCCTTTATGATATATTTACAATCAATGGTTGTTTCTTCCGTCTTCTAACGAATTTCTTGAGTCATGAAAAATTTCTTTCTCTGTTCATATTTTTCCTGTATTGATGATTTAAGAGTTTTATGTCTTCTGCTATTGAGGTCTATTGTCTTATAGCTTGAAACTGCGATGCTACGCTAGTGCAACTAACTATGTTCATGGGGTTGGTTTTTCCTTCTCTTATTTACATACTCCTGTACTGCAGCAATGAAGCGACTTCAGGATATGGGTGCTTCATATTTCATTCTGGATCTTAGAGACAATCTTGGAGGACTAGTCCAGGTTTGTTTGATTTTGCCTCCCAGTTAGTTTTACCTTTCTATCCGACATATAGGTTTGATGATCATCATCTCTGTCACTCTGATTTTTGTGTATTTCAGGCTGGAATTGAAATTGCCAAGCTATTTCTGAATAAAGGGGAAACGGTATGTCATTCATTACGGTTTTAACTTCAAAGAAGGCTTACTGcttgctctctctctctctctcttttctttcttttctctgttttaaTGTGCTTGCTGTGAGATTTTGAGCTATTTTCTTCTTTATCCCTGTATTTTGGCCTTGTGAAAGTAGCTTGCCTATGATGCAATTGCTACAAGAAAAACGTTTTATTGATCCATATGTCTGATCTCTTTGACTAATTAAGTAGTTTTGGTGTTTCCTCTTGCTTGTAAAACTGGGCAGATCATTTACACAGTTGGGAGGGATCCACAGTACCAGAAGAATGTTGTTGCTGATACTGCCCCGTTGGTTACATTGCCTGTAGTTGTATGCACTTTTACTTCATCCTAACGTTTGTGCTTTTAGTTTGTTTTTGTGAACATAGAATGTATGCTTTCACATTGGATTCTAGAGAAGTAGATTGATTCAGTGGGTAATGCCGTTTTTGCTGTCTTGATTGTTCAAAAAGAAATGTCTAAGGAACTTTTAAAATTGGATTGACATGGTCTTCAAGGTAGATTTAAATTTCCAGGGCTTCTCTACAGTGTTGTTTTCTGCGACAGGAGAGAAGCCTGTAGAAATTGTTTGTCTTTAATTTATTGTTTGGAAGCAAATTACTTGCCTAAATAATCAGCTTCTGTGCAGGTTTTGGTGAATAACAGAACTGCTAGTGCAAGTGAAATTGTGAGTTGACCAGTTGCCCCTTTTATCTATGGTTTTGCTTGTCTTTCTCAATGGGATAATGTCTTGTATGGCCCCTGACTGGTTAGATACTGTCTAAGGTGGTACTTGGAATTAGAAAATGTTTGAACCGGTACTTTCCTCAACTTCCAATCCATGTATCAATCTGCTCAATGGCCTAACACCATTAAAAGGCTTGGCAATCAATCAATAAGATTTTGACACATGCAGATATTGCAATAAatcaatcaataaaaatttaaaattgtgaaaaattacttaaaataagttgtttttaaattatgattttgtaCTTccaaaaaggtaaaattttatattctttatttttccATAATCAAATCTTAatatttatgaaaaaggaaataatttCTTTTTTGGAATTTCTCAGAAGTTTGATTTTCTCTTCTTTCCTTTTCTCCAAATTTTAATGCTATCTGCTGCTTGTCAATATTATGAGGCAGTCCCATGTTATCCGCGTGTGCAATATTTACACGTCAATTTTTTGTTGGTTGGCTAGTACATTACCGACATTTTGTTAACAGTGTAAAGCCAGGGGGAGATTGATGTACAAATTGAAAGTTAGGTACCTAACTATGCATTTTTTAATCAAGTTCCACATTAGCCATATTTTAATAGTTCAGGGGCCATTGAAGACAATTTCCCTTACACAGTTGCATTTATTCTAAATTGCCATTGGTTTCAGGTTGCTTCTGCTCTTCATGATAACTGCAGAGCTGTTCTTGTTGGGGAGAGGACTTTCGGCAAGGTTTGAAGTTTAGCTCATTTTCTGTAACTCAAGCTCTCCCTCTGCAGTTCTCTTATTTTTTCCTTTATCATTTGTCTATCACGACCCCCTGCCCCAATTTTCCATCAAGTTGAAATGAACTTTGAACTGTGTCTGGTTGGTGTCTTTGACTCTTTGTTTTTGGTACAATGATGAAATCTTTGATGGCTGGAAACTGATATCACTATTTTAGTTATAAAAGCCCATGTTTAAAGTCTTTCACTGATATGGTTATAGAACTAATGGTGGTAGCTGTTGGCCTTGATTATATATATTGATGAAAAACATTTCTTCTAGAATCTAAAATGAAACCCTTTTTGTCTGTTACAGGGTCTGATTCAATCTGTCTTTGAACTTCGAGATGGATCTGGGGTAGTTATCACTGTAGGACAGTATGTAACACCAAATCATTTGGACATCAATGGCAATGGAATAGAACCTGACTTTAGAAACTTCCCTGGTAATTACTTCTTTCACGGTTCAAGCAGAGGGGGGAATACCATAACTAGAGCTGTCATGAAGGAATCTAAAAACTGTTTTCCTGATTCTATTCCTTTATTATTGAAGAAATCTATCTTTACTATTCCCAGCTGTTCAAAGCTCCAAATATAACCTAAAGGGGACCACCTTAGGCGTTGTAATACTGTGATAAGGAATTGAAGCTGGGCAATATTTGGTATCTGATTAACACTGCTGTATATGCAGGTTGGAGCGATGTTTCACAGCATCTGTTGAAGTGCAATTTGCATCAACAAGGCTAGAAACAGGTTTATCCTGGTCCTTTCTGTTTCTTTTTTTAACTCTTCTCTTCCTCCTGGGTAGATAATTACTACATATATGTTACGGAATTCTGCAGTTCATATCCTCAAAAATGTTGCTGCTAAATGGCGGCATGATTTGGATTTGCCTTCCCAGTAGCTGCACTCGAGGGATTTGAGATGAAAATGAAGACTTGAGAGCTGATTGGCTTCCACTCAGGGCTTTGGCTTATATCCTGTATGGCAAAGTGGGATTATTGTATAGGTTTGCTGGATTCTGAGTTCAGTCTACAAGAACACCAGCAGAAGTAAAACGGTCTGCCAAGACGGATTAACCATGAGGCAACGGAGGCAATTGCCCCAGCTGAAAAATCCTAAAATATATTACTTCGTAATTATCATTATCAATTCTTATCAAAAAACAAATTTTACTGTACCAATGAAAGAAAATATTTATATGTCCAATTATCAATAAAAAAGATTTATTTATCGCTTTGGGTGGATGTTTATAGCATGGTTTGATATGACCTGGAAGTtcgaattttgaaaattatttttcatgAGGCAAACAGGTACAGGATAATTCCTGTATATTgtgtatttatataaattttgtttAAGATGTGTAAATTTCAACCCATAATTCTTTAGACAAATATATGTATTCAATTTGtgtgttattttttaaaaatattgttttCTTATTATGTTgtgctattttattttatttattgacTTTTTTGTGCATCCTCTCTAATATGATTTGCATATCATTTATATACTATCATCCCTTTGCCATACCATATCTAAAAGTAATCCTCTGCCAACGTTTTGATTCAGTCCCATAAACAGTAGAAAAGTGACAGAATAAAAAAAGCCACCCAACAACATCAGTGTCTCTCTATATATTAATATGATTTCAGAAACACCAGATTTAAATTCCCAACAGACTAGCCTTTTGCCTTTTCCTCATTCATACATTATTTCCCCCTCTTTTTTGCACCTTCCCTTGCTTGCTAGTTCCAACAACTCGATGCCTCCTTTCATAAGTTTCCTTTATTCTCCTTTCTCTGTTTCCATCTCTCTTCGATCCAAGGAAGCTTTGATTCTTaatgttttatttgtttattattattattattattattattattattattattattattatataacaaGTATAAGGATGATTACTAGACTCTTCTTTGCAGTACCTCCATTGGCCCTCgtctttgttttattatataaatacCTATTAGCTTCTACATTATTGTTCTTACTAAACAAGATTTTCAAAACCCTCTATTATACAAGCCTATTCAAGACATGGATTTTGGACTTGTTCAGTTCCTTACTATCCTTCTCTTGCATCTTCTCCTATGTTCAGGTGATTGCTGTATAATTATAACCATGCCttcatatttttttcttcttcatttcttGTCATGTTTTTATATTTCTATGGGAAACTAGATTCTGTTTTTGTCCCAAAACTTGTTTGGATTTTCTGATAAAGAAGCTTTTTAATAAGACTTCAATTAAGTTATTGAAGTTCATGTCGTTGGTAGGTGATAGATGATATTAGTAAAGAAAATATTTTGTAGGAAATGCATTTCAAAGAGAAATTAATGCCGGAAACTACTTAACTTGCTTTAATCTCTTCAGGTTCAAGTGTTTCAAAGAAACCCCCTCTCCAAGAAATCAATCAGAGAAAACAAAACCAAGATTCCCGGATGCTCCTGGACCCTTCAATATCCACTACAGTACTAGATAATGTTCCCGTTGTCAATCCTACAACTCCTGGCACAACTCCAAACCCAACATCCCCTTCAACAGACCCAATCACCAACCCGACAACCCCAGTCACAACTCCGACAGCACCAGTTACAACTCCGACAACCCCAACCCCGACTCCTACAACATCATCAGGAGGTTCCTGGTGTGTTGCAAACCAAGGTGCTTCACCAACTGCTCTACAGGTAGCTCTAGACTACGCTTGTGGATACGGCGGTGCGGACTGCTCAGCAATTCAACCCGGTGCAAGTTGCTATGAACCCAACACAGTTCACGATCATGCGTCTTATGCTTTCAATGATTACTACCAGAAGCACCCTGAACCAACAAGCTGTGTTTTTGGAGGCACTGCTCAGCTTACAAATACAGACCCAAGTATGATATTGTAGTTAAAAATTAAGTTGTTTCTAAACTACAGATTAATTATAACCTTCCagcttttcaattaaaatttgtcTTTGTGTTGGTGCAGGTAATGGTAACTGCCATTATGCAGCATCCTCGCCAACAAGGTAAATATCTTACAATCACCATGTAACCAGCTCTCATATCAGGATATAGATGtgcttatatttttattttatttaacatgtAAATGCAGTATGACTCCACCTGCCAGCATAACTCCTCCAGCCACTCTACCGCCACCAGCACCGACTACCATGACCATGACCCCACCCTTTCCGATGAGCCCACCTTTTCCCGGAGCAGGTGGGGACTCAGTTTATGGTTCAGCAGAGCCAACAGGACTCCCAAGCTCAGCCAGCTGTGTGTCATTCAGCTACTTGCTGATCTTTGCCACAATGTCACTTCTTGCTGCAAACAAACTCTAGACATAAAGGAAGTCACTTTCAGTTACTTTACCATGACTGAATTGCAATTCCTTTGGCTTGACAACAGAGTTCAGAGACTTTCAGCATACCTTGAGAATCCACAATGAAACCCATATTCTCACCATTAAGATCTATATATACTGCTATACTTTTTGATCTATGTATACATAGAAActgataaaagaaaagaaaaaaacaaacaaacgaGAATAGAATCTCTTAGGTTCTTGTACTCATAGATAAGTTAAGAATATGATAGCTGCTTTCTCAAAATGATTGTTAGCTGCAGAATAAAATTGTTGAAGATGCCTCTCTGCCCTAGCAATTTATGCTTTTTCAGTAATGGGAACTGTCTCGTACTTTAAGCTAGTCCATAATAATAGATTTTTACTTCCTTTCTAAATTTTACTTATTCATTTTCTCAAATAAAATCCTTAACGTTCTCACTTCATTTCAACATCAATATGTTAATGCCATGCTATTTCACCGCTACAATGGGCAACTGTAGTTACGGATgtactttttcttttaatttttttagtacTTTGGTGTATCATATTTTTACAttctcattatatatatatattcatacttTTACATTGAAATGTATTAGCAAAAAAATTATAGGAAACTAAACTACTATACTTTTTCAACTACAAAATTTAAATATGGATTTTCTTTCAAGATAAAACCCGGCTGGTTTCCATTCAGAGAAAGAAGaatatttcaaataataaaaaaacaaccACCCTTAGAATAAGTAGCTACAAATGGTCACATTTTCCAAGCAAAAACCAAATAACAACTCGTAATCGTAAAACAAAAGATCAAAAGGCAAGAGCCTATAAGTTTCCCTCTCCCACATCGTAAATTGCAGAGCACAAAACTAGTTTATCATTGAGTTGATTTCCCAAAACTTTCAAGATCAAGCTTGAAACCATGAAACAAAGTGGGGGAAAACAAACCTGCAGTGAAATACTGAGGTAAAATCCGTGAGTCCTTAATTATATTAGTTAATTTTAATCCttatactattaaaaataattactttTGAAAATGTCATTTCCTATTAATATTTTGAAACTTTCTTATCAGGGTCAATTGACCTcacaacaaaataattttaaatttcttttatataattaatgtattaattcaagaaaaaaaTGATCCCAAAAAATTAATCCCACTAAAATTTAAAGTTTGAAATTATTGATTCTGTATAAGGTACCTAATATTGTGAGTGGATAATAAATTTTAGAGGATGATTTATACAAATCCTTAAAGAGATTAGAACTGATTAATACAAACCCTTAAAAATTAGGATTAATTagaaatttaacattttatttagAAATAGTTGTTGCTCTGTGATTATTGTAaattttgtgtttaaaaattgatATATTGTAATCTCATAACACAAAAAGCACTTAAGTGacatttatttttatgaaataaaattaCTAGCAGTATGTTGGCTCTTAAAAACTTTTATGTGTTTAATGCTTAGATATATTTGGTTTAAATGTTTAACATGAATGGAAAAATATTTTAGAAGAATGTCTACTAATGAAATAGAGGAATGCTAAGAAAAAATAGTATGCATTAGATTATATGACTTttataatcattttaatttttaaaaaattgatcttacaatttaaattttttggcTTCGCCTTGCTTCTTATGATTTTGCAAATCAAATCTTTTGTTTGGAGTTAAAAtgcaaatgaaaaaaataaattttatgtatttttttaacTATATCCGATAACTCTGTTACAAATTGAccttatttaattcttttttattGTACAGAGATTAAATTGATGCATTAATCCTTATATTAAAGGGACTAAACGGTTACTTTCACTCATTATCTTATAATTCGTCACGATAAATTGCGACCGAATTATATTCCTTTTTAATTCATCAACCCGTGATTTCAACCAGGCCCATATTATATTTTGGGCCTACTTTCTTACAAGTACTTAATTAAATGCAATAATCTGGTCCATCGCCCGGTCGGACATTCACATAATAAAATCGTCGAAGGATGATGCGAATCGCCATTGCGCCAATTTGATGCAGAAGGAAGGAAGGAAGGCGGCAGAGTTGTATTTTGATTGGTAGCGAACATGGAGGTACACATTTCAGGAACAGAAACAGAGTGGCATCCTAAGAAAGGAAATTATTCAGGTAAACACTTGCTTAAAaaagttattattattaattctGAACTTTTTGTTTTTTCCCCTTTGAAATTGTTTGTCCTCGTTcgtgttttttttcttcttttgtgtGTGTGTTTTCTAGGCTAACCAGTATCtactctttttattttttctgtAGAAGGTTTTGATGAGCAGAAACTGAAAGAAATTATTGCTGAAGGTGAATTAGATTTTGATGGGTGGACTAAGCTTATATCGGAGGTTGAGAATTTCTTTCATGtaagtttatttaattaattttctattCCTTTGGGTTTGTTTATAATGCTGATAAATGGGTTTCTCATGTTTATAATGTTTCATGTTGATCATTTGCAGGATGAAATAGAGAATATATGTTTAGTCTATGACTCCTTCTTGTCCGAGTTTCCTTTGTGCTATGGCTACTGGAGGAGGTATGCCGATCACATGATGCGCTTATGCACCATTGACAAAGCTGTTGATGTCTTTGAGCGAGCTGTGCAATCGGCAACATACTCTATTGATGTTTGGGTTGACTATTGCGGCTTTTCTGTTTCAGTTTTTGAAGATGATAATGATATTCGACGGTAATCTCAATGCTTGAAATTGTAGTATGAGTTAAACAACAAAATGTATCCATTTTTTACATAatattatgtatgtatgtatgtatatatgtatgtatccAACTCCAGATCACCTAAACACAAAACAGAACCCAAATAATCAGGCAGAACCCAATAGCATCATCCTCTCAAATGCATAAACAACAATGCTCCTACAGCACCAATGTTCAAATACTCTTAAGACTACATAAAAACTGCATCCTGTTACGGTGAGTTCATCTCTTCCTATGTTCGTACGG is part of the Gossypium arboreum isolate Shixiya-1 chromosome 5, ASM2569848v2, whole genome shotgun sequence genome and harbors:
- the LOC108449936 gene encoding carboxyl-terminal-processing peptidase 1, chloroplastic, coding for MRILLCNCNSPPSLSPTPPQKPPPSFLPAAAVWTKKTLITALSGALSLTLLVSSSSPALSSDSPPFQPPRPPQLSTPLPDRCNEEEEEELQNKFVLKPEFVTNEEIVQEAWQIVNDSFLDTGRHRWSPQSWEQKKEDILGTSIQTRSKAHELIKRMLASLGDPYTRFLSPAEFSKMARYDITGIGINIREVPDDTGSVKLKVQGLILDGPAHTAGVRQGDEVLAVNGEDVVGKSAFEVSSLLQGPNETFVTIKIRHGNCGPTESLEIQRQLVARSPVFYRLEQVSNSPSSVGYMRLKEFNALARKDLVIAMKRLQDMGASYFILDLRDNLGGLVQAGIEIAKLFLNKGETIIYTVGRDPQYQKNVVADTAPLVTLPVVVLVNNRTASASEIVASALHDNCRAVLVGERTFGKGLIQSVFELRDGSGVVITVGQYVTPNHLDINGNGIEPDFRNFPGWSDVSQHLLKCNLHQQG
- the LOC108451252 gene encoding PLASMODESMATA CALLOSE-BINDING PROTEIN 1-like, with amino-acid sequence MDFGLVQFLTILLLHLLLCSGSSVSKKPPLQEINQRKQNQDSRMLLDPSISTTVLDNVPVVNPTTPGTTPNPTSPSTDPITNPTTPVTTPTAPVTTPTTPTPTPTTSSGGSWCVANQGASPTALQVALDYACGYGGADCSAIQPGASCYEPNTVHDHASYAFNDYYQKHPEPTSCVFGGTAQLTNTDPSNGNCHYAASSPTSMTPPASITPPATLPPPAPTTMTMTPPFPMSPPFPGAGGDSVYGSAEPTGLPSSASCVSFSYLLIFATMSLLAANKL